DNA sequence from the Methanomicrobiales archaeon genome:
GCATGCAGCCGAGGTTCTCGGAGCCGTCCCCGATCGCCCCGGCGAGGTACTCCAGCTGGGCGGGCGACAGCCGGCGGAGGCGTTCGGCAAAGTCGTGCTCGTCGCGGGCGAAGTGCCGGGACACCGGGGGGAGGACGTTGTGGAACTCCACCTGTGCGCCCATGGAGATCAGTTCCTCCACCTCCGGGGCCAGTATTCCCAGGATCTCGATGTCCCGTTCCGAAAGTTCCCTCGCCATGTCTCCCATTCTCCGGGTGCGGGACGGGGATTTTAATTTTTGGAATCTCGCTGCGGGATCGCGGCAGAGCCGCGCGGCGGATTCGGTTCCGCATCGATCCCGGATCTCCCGGGACAATGCCTGGCCGCCATGTTCCGATGTGGGATGCCCTGGACGTCCTCGGTTGCGATACGGAATCGCGGGTGGATGGCCGCACGGCAGCGAATCCGGAGAGATCGATGCCAGTTCCTTCCGGGAGAATGCCGTCTTGCAGGCACCATGCAGGTATGAGACGGGGCCGAGGGAGCAATCCGGAGGCCGGCCCGACTTCGAGTAGGGACGGCGTCTGCATACCCATCCCGCAGGTTCCGATGCGCGGCTGACATCGTCTCCCGACCGGCATGCGTACCATCCCTCACATCCTCCAGAAGGTATCATGGCGGCAGGCGATCTCTGTCGGCTGCGGCCGGACGGGAAAAGAAAACGGTGTCGGAAAAGAGGGATATTACGGGCTCATCCGCACGATCCGCACGGCGACCACCTCGGGTTCCCCTCCGCTCACGGGGTTGGCGATGGTCAGGCGGGTCTGCCGGTCCAGGCTCACGACATCCCCGCCCACATCGGTCAGCCGTTCGCGGGCAAAAGGTTCCGGCAGCATCTGGATCTTCGCGGATGGATCCGCGGGGAGGATGGAGATGAGATACTTCCCGGCGGTCAGGTCGAACCATGTGGCCGCTCCCGACGCCAGGGTGAGCACCAGGTCGAAGAGCACGCTCCCCTGCGCGGGCAGGATATCGGAGAAGGGTGATGCACTGGACTTTCGGAGGGCGTTGCGGCATGCTAGCGTGCAGATTCCGCAGGCGGCGAGGGTGAGGACGCGGGCATCCATATGGATCATAATTATGACAATTACTATTTATTTATTATTAAATATCTTTTTTAATTTATATGAAATTATTTCCAAAATGGATTTTTATATACTTTTCATCCGGCATTTTACGGTAACTTTGGGATATACTCATGGTCCCGTCACGCGCGACTGCGGGTGTGACTTCCTTTCCCGAGTCAATCCCGGAGACACCGATGCGCCGCATGGAGTCTGTCGATGTAGAGACCGCTCCACCCGGTATAGCCGCAGTAGAAGCAGCCCACTCCTTCGCAGTGGCGGCACTTCCGCGCCGGTTTCTCCACGAGAACGCATCCCTTTTTGTCGCAGTAGGTGCAGCCCGCGCCCTCGCAGTGCGAGCAGGTCACGGAGATATACTCTTTCTTTGTATCGGCCATCTCATCTACCTTTTCCGGAAGACCGGTGCCTGATAGGTTTTTCCCGAACCCTTATATCCCTACCTGAGGTCGCTTGGCGAAGATCGACCCGGCCACAGACATTCCAGGTTCATCCCGTTCTATCATGGGGAATCCTGCACCCGTTGGGCACCGAGCAGCCCGGTACGGCTGGAAGGGTGCTCCGCCCATTTCCTGGAACGATCTGGTTGTCGGGCTGCGTGCAGCTCCGATGAGAGCGCTGATGCCAGGTTCGGGATCGAAGCTTCCGGAGTTGCCGCAAAAGCTGCCGCATCGGCAGAAACCCTTCTTTCCGGATGAGGGGAAATATCCGGACGACTTCATTCACCGCGATCCCGCTGCAATGCAATATTAGTTTGCGGAAGGCTCCTAACCCCCGCCACGCCGTCTGTTATCGCAGAGGGCAGTCCTTCAGGAACGGCTGACAGGATGAACGTCCTATTGTTTCGGCACGGTCCTCTGCATGGAACACAGTCACATCCCCTGCGTCCGATAGTTCGTAATGATCAGTTCGTTGATCTCGCCGCGGCCTCTGCCGTTGCAGTTGATCATCCGCTTTGCGGGCACCCGCTCGATACAATAACCGGAGTAGAGATCGTCAAAGAACGAATCGCCGGGATCCTCGTTCTTCGGATCCGAGTTGCTGAGCATGATCTTCGCGCCGATAGTGTCCAGTTCCCGGAAAAATTCCGCCAGCCTCATCTGATCCCCGTCGGTGAAGCCATGCCTGGAATAATTAGTAAACGACGCTGTCCCGCTCAGCGGGCGGTAGGGGGGATCCAGATAGACGAACGTACTGTTATCGACGAATCGTTTGCATCGTGTGAAATCTCCCAGGATGATGCGAGTCGTCTTCAGGAGTGCCGCCGCATTCCTGAGGTTATCTGCATTGAGGATCTCCGGGTTTTCGTATCGCCCGAACGGGACGTTGAACTCGCCGTTCCTGTTCACGCGGAAGAGACCGTTGTAGCAGGTGCGGTTGAGAAAGACGATCCGGGCGGCTCGTTCGATCCAGTCCGCCTGGTACTTCCGGAAGTTCGTTCGGGATCTCTTCTGGTTGAACTCGCTCCGCACTTCATAGTAGTAAGCCTCCCGCCGGGTGCGGCTCTTCGACAGATACTCCGCCTCGAGGGACTGCAGTTCCTGGACGAGTCTGTCCACGGATCTCTTCACGACGCGGTAGAGCAGCACCAGCTCCTCGTTGGCATCGCAGATGCAGCAGCGCTCGAAAGAAAACCTCCGGTTAAGATAGAAGAATACCGCTCCCCCGCCGACGAACGGTTCGACGTATTGTGCAATTTTCCCTTCCCTCAGTTCGGGGGGGAGACGTGCCGAGATCTCCTGCAGTATCTGCGTCTTGCCGCCCGCCCATTTCAGGAAGGGTCTCGCCTCGGGTCCGGGTCCCGTCCGTTCCGCCATGCTCGGGGGGATCGTGCAGATCTCCTTTCTATTACGTTACCCTTCTGCCATTATAGACTATTGAATCGAACCCGCACGATCCGACCCGGTGCATGCCTGCAGTCTGCAGGATAGTCCGACGCATCGAGCGTGGCACGGGATTCGCGGCACGACCCGTTCCGGCCCCCGGATCCGTCGAGCGGATCACTCCGTCCGGCGATCCCTCTTCTGAGCGGGTCCCGGCGGACGGCAGGGCGATTGAGCGGTCGTGAAGTCCCGCAGCCGGGGTACCTTCTCCCCGAAACGCACCCGGTTCGTTCTCTCCAAATACACCAGGCCTGCCGGATCTCTCGCGCGTCGCTGTCGGACACTCTATCCCTGCCGCAGATCCGCCACGACAGTCGGTGCCCTCTAGCCTATCCCCGCACCGTCCTCGCGGCAGGAGACGATTCCTCATCGCAACCTTAATAGTTAGGTAAAGCCAAACTAACGAGGGATCCACGGGGCATGGCGAGAGAAGAGCATCTGTTCGAACTGATGGACCGCCTGATCCATTTCAGGAACGAGTGCTCCTCCGAGATCTTCTCCGAATGCGGACTGCCGGACATGACCGTGACGCAGATCGGCTACCTGAAGGCCATCGCCCGCCACG
Encoded proteins:
- a CDS encoding DNA adenine methylase, which gives rise to MAERTGPGPEARPFLKWAGGKTQILQEISARLPPELREGKIAQYVEPFVGGGAVFFYLNRRFSFERCCICDANEELVLLYRVVKRSVDRLVQELQSLEAEYLSKSRTRREAYYYEVRSEFNQKRSRTNFRKYQADWIERAARIVFLNRTCYNGLFRVNRNGEFNVPFGRYENPEILNADNLRNAAALLKTTRIILGDFTRCKRFVDNSTFVYLDPPYRPLSGTASFTNYSRHGFTDGDQMRLAEFFRELDTIGAKIMLSNSDPKNEDPGDSFFDDLYSGYCIERVPAKRMINCNGRGRGEINELIITNYRTQGM